The genomic DNA CtgtgaattttttttgatttataagGCATCATCTGCTTTATCTGCATTActgttaaattatttgaatctttGTTGATGTCAACACAAACCACCGTCGCCCCTAACATAGCCATTATTTTGACGATTTCTTTACCGACACCTCTACCACATCCCACTACCTAAAATAGACAATTTAACacatttaacaaaataaataccacaaaattatctacaaaattttttaaatttaccatcACAACTTCTTTTGAGACTGACTTCAATGGCGGAGGCAGTAAAAGCTCTTTTGcagcttttaaaataaaataaattgaatagagTATTAGCCAAGATACGTCCCATATCAACACACATATTGAATACAATTGTAGGAACATTCTAACAGGATAAAGTAATCGCAGACTTTTTGGAAGGATGGTCAACCAATTCTGGTAAGACCGCGCTGGTTCCTTGTTCTCTATATCGtgattctaaaataaaattcaaaaaaataatggttaatatattttgtactgtttttataaattatgtgaTGATTTATAAATGATTATCAGTAAGAGAAAAAATCTGGTGTAAGAGAAATCTGaaaatcttaaatgaaaaatatttgccaAATATCTACTTTTGAATACAAGCctttcataataatttaaatcaaattaaatatcaaataacgaAAATATTACTgaatacattcaaaattatattgcacaataatatgtataatattatatatatatgtatatatcatttgaaatttgaatttttattatgcaTCTGAATTTCCTACACACATtcaaagaaatattaaaatatgtattgaaattgaACAATGCGGAAAGGCAAATAATAAACcacaaaacatttaaataacaAGTTTTGATTGAGGTCAACGTTTAATCTATTAAACATATTATGTGCAAATTCAATGCATTCAATTTTCACATTTCTGAGATGCTCAATGATTGCTTCAAGTAATAACACAATGGACTTAAatcagtatgtatataaaatgactGAATCAGTTTAAAAAGTGTCCCGTTGCAACTAACACTATGATGCATATTTATTGTTGGGAGCTTGAGATAAACCCGTGTGTAGAGACTGTGTTTGGTGTCAACTATAATGAGATACGACAAAAAAATAGTTATCATGTTTGCCCTTAATAGTGTTGTAGTACATATCTTTGAAAGAACAAAGAAACAggatgaaattgaaattattataaagaaacacattataaagaaaaaagtgttgaaaaatgatgacaaaaaaattaaatatcaataaaataccattttgatttatatatgtatgtacatatatgcgtacaCCAGGCAATCGAATAAAGAGTGTTACATTGGTTTGACAAGAGGTCGGAACAAAGTACGTCGAACGTGAACATACATATTGATAAAGCAATTTTATTGTGATAACAAAACACATGACAAGCTATTCAAAGTACATACGAATACATTTTGTGATTAGCGCGCGTTTATTTGAAATGTCCAAAAACTTCGAGCTGCGACACTGAAAATGTTGCGAAAATACCACAATACCCACCCACACTAGCCAGGTTTGTTTCTAAAACTTTTGATTCAAGGTACCAAAGAATTCTATGATCCCACGATttcaactccacagccctgattttaATAATGTTTACTAAATCATTAGTTAAtgccagggctgtggagttggttcaaatttaccgactccaactTTATCTTATGATTTGAATCCAACTCCGACTCTAACTTAAACGATTTTAGAAATATCGACTTTTCttaccaacgtataaaattataagaagcaaaaataatagcgatttcaaaatataaaaattaaagaaatttaaaaattcacttaAGATTGACATGTAactcaatttattaaattattggcaATGAAATGGCTATAAATAAAAAGCACATTTAAAGTATAGGTactagggttcggtgattactagtcaaatgtgaaccggtgacaggacaaccggtcgctctagatcggtcacacgtgatcacccgtcacactaaaactggtcacgagaaaactggtcacaccctaaaatcggtcaaccagttttctcgtgaccaaacAGGAGTCGGAATCGGTTGGGTTTTGACGACTCCGACCAGGGCCGCCTAGAGGGGTGGAACCGGTGTAAAATTCCAGAGCCCGGGCTACTCTAGAGGCCCGGTGTCGGAAATCGTAcattttttcgcatattaaaaatttatttataagatattttttgaaatttgcccgaaattatttttcccagTGCTCGGGATCCCTACAGGGCTCTCGACAGCCTTGACTCCGACTTCGACTCTACAGTCCCCATTGATGCGAAAATTGGTTGTGAGAAAGGAAAAGAAACACTTATACTTAATTCATCAGCTATTTGGATTTTAAAGtaaagatttaaaattaaaagttaaatgagttaaaaatatttacaataatatattttttaatccaaGCCAATGACTAATATGttcagaaaattttaaatttatcacttgattatttaaaaatatgacaaGAATTCCACCGAATATTACTGCGTAGGTATCTTTTGtgtggtaattggactattcgtcacattggggtggtcacaaagacaattatttttgccatgaaaatcgcgaatacacaatattcgcGAATACACCGAACCCTTTTGTGTGGGTGACCGACGAATGTTAAAacgtcgaaaatgttcgtttaccatgcatacatatgaaagacggttagtatacatatcagtggcgtgcggtaaaagtctctctccccccgacgtacatcctcacttaatttgcgcgagcaggatacaacaggaacaagaggaacaggcttttcatcACGTAtgctgcgcgcgcacattaaacaaggctgtatgacaaaaagagagataattccaccgcatgccactcatatacattgtactgtttaccatgcacccttttattatctttcgacttaagatctttcgattttcgatctttgcgttttcgggattttcactttcggtcccttGAGGTAGACCCCTTTTGTGTCCTCGATAGTTCTTACGTTCATTCTAACTGAtagcaatatattaatttaccaCGAATTaaagttaatatataattttaatccaAATGGCTAGCGAATATCATGTGGATGACAACTGTAATGTTTTCCTTATCAAcctattgatttaaaatttatgaaaccATATTTTACAATATCGTAGCATCAATAAAATTGTTTGGGCCAAATCTGTCAGTAGTGGCAAGTGACGTTAACGTTCCCAATAATTATAACTTGAAATCATGTATTCTAATGATTCTGATTTGGATGCAAAGGTTAAAAAAGGTATACACATTCTGTAATATTGAATCATTGTTATTTTTTAGCTAAACAATTAATAAGGTATATATTGTATCGATTACCGaaacttttgtttatttttaattatttagccACAGAGCGCATATCCGAAAACATGCATATAGTAGCGAACGAACCATCTTTGGCTTTCTATAGATTACAAGAACATGTCCGAAAAGCTCTACCCCCAATGGTGGAGAGAAGAGTTGAGGTGACCAAATTACACAATGAATTACAAGGTAGATGCTACGATGTCGAATATGCTGTCAGGTGTTCTACTTCCCATAATAATTCATTCTTAAAAGTTATTatttgttacatgaaaaattattctaatttttaatttcagtgcCGTTAAAGGAATGGATGGTGCCTCTAAAAGTCTGATAAGCATACAGGAGATGTTAAAAAACGCTATATTTTTAAAGCAACAGTTGAAGTATGAAGAAGCTCGAAAGAACAAGAAGGATTCAAGTTCTGTGTATAAACGTTTATCAGCACATATTACTTTGGATTTGCCAGATTTACCAGATTTATCAGGTGTTATGCGTGAAACAACTAACCGAGTAGAAAACATGATGGCACATGCTCGAAACTCATCTTCGTACACAACAGCATCAGAATTGCAACGATCTCATACCACTTTACATTAGAATATTATACTTGGGATTAGAATAAATaagaatggaattttttttctaattcttAATATTCATGCACTGGAGtgcattaataatgaaaaattacgtATAATTCGAACTACTAATCTTTGGGGTCTACCTCCTTACaccaaatttcaaaatttcatgACTCGTTTTTCCAAATTTTTCGGTGTAATTCatcgtcgagtttgtatatatacaaaaaacatatTCGAAAATATTTTACCTAGTGAAGGACTTATTAttgaaaaacttattttatgagataaacattaaaaaaacttagtaagaattgattttttttaatattttaaaggtgtgttaatagcttaaaagtACGTGAACGATCACAgtatgtctcgtatattaaagatattacatacatctatacaaaaaacatttttgtgtacaatctacaaactcctgtttaagcagacgaaaagttgagaaaacgagactcgagatattgcaagtttgtaGAACGGAGcgcattttgaaataaaaacgaTATCTGCATCACTCATACATTAATAACTCGGATTATTTGAATCGCGATCAAACCACTCTGATGTATTCCCGATGAACATTTCCAaggcattttaaattttccattaatctgcatatttcaaatacatatgtatatcactagCCTCGATTTCTTCACAATCTGATATCACAAGAAGAATCTTTCTACATATCGAACCAGTATTATTGGCTATACTTTCGATCAAGAAATTGCTATTCCGTGTATAGCATCCAATATACtcatttttttccagaaattgatcaTGTTATCATCTTCCTCAGCAAGAGTTTTGACAAGACAAGCACGATAAAGCCGTTCCATTGATGTTATGACTATAGATCGGCGGCCGAGTTGCCgccataaaaaaacaatagacctctctattgtccgagaaagcaagagagcaaaaaaaaatggttgacaatagtgaaccattttttttagccGTCGAGCATCTTGTCCACCGGTCTCTAGTTATAACACCTTGGTCCATGTAACATAAAGCGGTAAAAATCTAGCTATCATAAGACCGTCGACTGTTTTTAATGTACGTACTTTTGTATTATAGTTTCATTTGGACGAAGAGCATTATCTATTAATAATACTGATTTCTGTGGtaactttttactttttaaaaaactCTCACTTTAGGAGCCCATACAGTCACAATAATCAAAagcaagatttttttattttagtcccCTTAAAATGATTTAGTTTTTTTGCTTTTCCAAttacttaaattttaattttatgagttCCTGATGCATTTCCACAACACATGATTGCGGTTCTCTCTTTAAATGATTTGTGTCCGGGAGTAGAATTTTCTTTTGACAAAGCAAGGGTTttctttgaaattaaaaaaaatatatattatttcaaacatTGATAATCCGCAAACGCACACAGATAATCAAGAGTACactgtataatataatcttaatctaatataatatttaaataataaacaaaagataTTGGGTTGAAAATGCACTCGCAATCTAATTTtggaatatattcatattactacatattatattaagattaatatttatgaattaactattaattgtaattattattgaatgcataaaaatatgtttaatatattttttgtgatatatttatttgtttctttAGGTCAATTGAAGACTGcctatgtttatttaaaattaggaATTAcatactaatattatatattatatgtatttgtgatTCAAAATAAAGCTTTTTTTATTCAGTCATATAGCACCTTGCCAAATCATTATTATTGACGCTTTTACTTTTATCTCTATTTAATTCATCAAACCATAAACATCTCCACCTTACACGGttaatataataagtaatattgtaatattgatCGTGTAAGATACTTAATACAACGTGAAATGATTTTATTACATAGTGCATACaggtattttaatataaatatttaatatacatatgtacatataactcaTTTGCAGTGGCCCTATCGTCAAGTTGGCTGAGTCGTGACAAAAGATTTTTCGAAAATTCTGTTATTCCGCATTTGTATACCGGAATATCGATAGTTTGTATAATGAGTGCTTACCTATTTGGGTATTATCCGTCAGTGGACAATATAAGAATGTGATGTAGATTGTGTACACAAACGATTTTTGCATACTGGCAAAATTTGTGCACAGCACCAAAAGAGTTATGGCGAGTGGTAAAATATTTTTGCCACTCTGCATGATTTTCACTGAAGTTTTTGTAACTGAGAGACgcattacttacatatgtacatatatcaaggtgtgattttattttaatattttaaggtgagaaaaacatatacaaaaatatattaaaaacatcagGACTACTATTCACAAAGATCTCGAAAATAATGATATTGTAGATTGTATCGTCAATATTAATGATTTGATAGGATATCAAAtacttttcattattataaccGACACCAGAAAATTTAGGAAataagtttaatataaaaaacagaATTTCTcaatattagtatttttattgaGTTAATTATTAAATAGTCTGCCAAATagtgcaaaaataaaattgtttattcTCTGCTTTGTATGATCGCTTAAATTTTTTTCCGGGCAACTTTCCAAAAATCTTAATCctaagaataatatatataaaaacggactgtcgctaaatatatttgtactagtgttgggcccgttgatttcaacgggtggtttcgaaaaggaattgaaactcgaataaaaataaagttaaagatattgaatcgactggtttcggaaagaaatttatgcacgaattacgaactacgttttgtgcatcgccgacctcctgccgcctttgcccccgatgcctccgtcgctccggggccttcggccccagcgccgccgacgcctccggcgcccccgacgccttcggcaccccgggggcttcgcccccagcgccgccgacgcctccggcgcccccagcacccccgatgccttcggcaccccgggggcttcgcccccagcgccgccgacgcctccggcgcccccagcccccccgatgccttcggcaccccaggggcttcgcccccagcgtccccgatgccttcagcccccccgatgccttcggcaccccgggggcttcgcccccagcgtccccgatgtcttcggcatcccgggggcttcgcccccagcgccgccgacgcctccggcgcccccagcgccccgatgccttcggcaccccgggggcttcgcccccagcgccgctgacgccttcggcgccgccagcgcccccggcaatgaaaataatgaaaaaactgaaaaaatgaaaaaaatgaaaaaaatgaaaaaattaaaaaaattaaaaaactgaaaaaattaaaaaactgaaaaaattaaaaaaattaaaaaactgaaaaaatgaaaaaaatgaaaaaaatgaaaaaactgaaaaaatgaaaaaaatgaaaaaactgaaaaaatgaaaataattaaaaaactgaaaaaatgaaaaaaatgaaaattatgaaaaaaattaaaattatgaaaaaaattaaaaaaactgaaaaaacctgaaaaaaactgaaaaatatgaaaaaactgaaaaatatgaaaaatatgaaaaaaatgaaaaaaaaaaaatttttgttccccatactggttgacggttgatcgtccgtcacatatatacaaatatacatacaaatatacatacaaatatacatacaaatatacatacaaatatacaaatatatttagcgacagtccgtttttatatatattactagtgttggacccgttgatttcaacgggtggtttcgaaaaggaattgaaactcgaataaaaataaagttaaagatattgaatcgactggtttcggaaagaaattgatgcacgaattacgaagtgattacgaattacgaactacgttttgtgcatcgccgacctcctgacgcctttgcccccgatgcctccgtcgctccggggccttcggccccagcgccgccgacgcctccggcgcccccgacgccttcggcaccccgggggcttcgcccccagcgccgccgacgcctccggcgcccccagcacccccgatgccttcggcaccccgggggcttcgcccccagcgccgccgacgcctccggcgcccccagcccccccgatgccttcggcaccccgggggcttcgcccccagcgtccccgatgccttcggcatcccgtcgcccccagcccccccgatgccttcggcaccccgggggcttcgcccccagcgtccccgatgccttcggcatcccgtgggcttcgcccccagcgccgccgacgcctccggcgcccccagcgccccgatgcctttggcaccccgggggcttcgcccccagcgccgccagcgcccccggcaatgaaaaaactgaaaaaatgaaaaaaatgaaaaactgaaaaaatgaaaaaaatgaaaaaactgaaaaaatgaaaaaaatgaaaaaactgaaaaaatgaaaaaaatgaaaaaactgaaaaaatgaaaaaaatgaaaaaactgaaaaaatgaaaaaaatgaaaaaaatgaaaaaactgaaaaaatgaaaaaaatgaaaaaactgaaaaaatgaaaaaaatgaaaaaaatgaaaaaactgaaaaaatgaaaaaaatgaaaaaactgaaaaaatgaaaaaaattaaaaaactgaaaaaatgaaaaaaatgaaaattatgaaaaaaattaaaattatgaaaaaaattaaaaaaactgaaaaaacctgaaaaaaactgaaaaatatgaaaaaactgaaaaatatgaaaaatatgaaaaaaatgaaaaaaaaaaaatttttgttccccatactggttgacggttgatcgtccgtcacatatatacaaatatacatacaaatatacatacaaatatacatacaaatatacatacaaatatacaaatatatttagcgac from Arctopsyche grandis isolate Sample6627 chromosome 1, ASM5162203v2, whole genome shotgun sequence includes the following:
- the LOC143913122 gene encoding BLOC-1-related complex subunit 8 homolog, whose product is MYSNDSDLDAKVKKATERISENMHIVANEPSLAFYRLQEHVRKALPPMVERRVEVTKLHNELQGRCYDVEYAVSAVKGMDGASKSLISIQEMLKNAIFLKQQLKYEEARKNKKDSSSVYKRLSAHITLDLPDLPDLSGVMRETTNRVENMMAHARNSSSYTTASELQRSHTTLH